A genome region from Eurosta solidaginis isolate ZX-2024a chromosome 2, ASM4086904v1, whole genome shotgun sequence includes the following:
- the LOC137239890 gene encoding protein rolling stone isoform X5 — MTRLHAIVHPVKKEFRRDKCGFDHTPADDFVKSQWQCRTKSVAYLIYRWLIALFFIAIVIDSMLETEEGSSTNFWLYFIYMTNWGVMLCMFTNILGAVLVTLWHFHPEYADKLLNLDSLTSPFVIYWGMHIISLVLSIVITIIYWSVLYDAAESSLNATNVLTHACNSIFMFIDLLIVAHPLRLLHIFLPVLFGSIFAIFSIIYHLCGGKNKKGQPYIYHVIDWNEPLSATLVVFGVVLLSCCIYMMLFTIYKLRIMVYRHVHKASYYLPTTTPNTSGIEKTENADLSKTVRGNGIQHSPSGISMVLGNFNTTTGYQNEAFTASSEKSDTGARKGNGNIGSSKIQCIRP; from the exons ATGACTCGCTTGCATGCAATTGTACATCCTGTTAAGAAGGAATTTCGTCGAGATAAGTGCGGTTTCGATCACACCCCAGCGGATGATTTTGTAAAGTCACAA TGGCAATGTCGCACGAAAAGCGTTGCATATTTAATTTATCGTTGGCTTATTGCGTTATTCTTCATCGCAATTGTTATAGACTCGATGCTAGAGACGGAGGAGGGTTCATCGACTAACTTTTGGCTATATTTTATTTACATGACCAACTGGGGTGTCATGCTCTGTATGTTTACAAATATATTAGGAGCAGTATTAGTCACATTATGGCATTTTCATCCAGAGTATGCAG ATAAACTTTTAAATTTGGATTCGCTAACGAGTCCATTCGTTATTTACTGGGGCATGCATATAATTTCATTAGTCCTTTCAATTGTGATAACAATAATATACTGGAGTGTACTTTATGATG CTGCTGAGAGTTCTTTAAATGCAACAAATGTGCTGACTCATGCGTGCAATTCCATTTTCATGTTCATAGATTTGTTGATTGTGGCGCATCCATTACGattattgcacatttttttgcCTGTATTATTTGGCAGCATATTTGCGATTTTCTCGATAATATATCACCTTTGTGGTGGCAAGAATAA AAAAGGTCAACCATATATTTATCACGTAATTGATTGGAACGAACCATTAAGTGCAACACTCGTGGTGTTTGGTGTAGTGCTGCTtagttgttgcatttacatgatGCTCTTCACCATCTACAAACTGCGTATTATGGTTTATAGACACGTTCATAAGGCATCCTATTAtttaccaacaacaacaccaaatacGAGTGGTATTGAAAAAACGGAAAACGCCGATTTGTCAAAAACAGTGAGGGGCAATGGTATTCAGCATTCACCTTCTGGAATTTCAATGGTTTTAGGCAATTTCAATACGACGACTGGCTATCAGAATGAGGCGTTTACGGCAAGCAGCGAAAA atccgatactggagcgcgaaaagggaatggtaatattggaagcagcaaaatacaatgcatccggccctaa
- the LOC137239890 gene encoding protein rolling stone isoform X8, producing MTRLHAIVHPVKKEFRRDKCGFDHTPADDFVKSQWQCRTKSVAYLIYRWLIALFFIAIVIDSMLETEEGSSTNFWLYFIYMTNWGVMLCMFTNILGAVLVTLWHFHPEYADKLLNLDSLTSPFVIYWGMHIISLVLSIVITIIYWSVLYDAAESSLNATNVLTHACNSIFMFIDLLIVAHPLRLLHIFLPVLFGSIFAIFSIIYHLCGGKNKKGQPYIYHVIDWNEPLSATLVVFGVVLLSCCIYMMLFTIYKLRIMVYRHVHKASYYLPTTTPNTSGIEKTENADLSKTVRGNGIQHSPSGISMVLGNFNTTTGYQNEAFTASSEK from the exons ATGACTCGCTTGCATGCAATTGTACATCCTGTTAAGAAGGAATTTCGTCGAGATAAGTGCGGTTTCGATCACACCCCAGCGGATGATTTTGTAAAGTCACAA TGGCAATGTCGCACGAAAAGCGTTGCATATTTAATTTATCGTTGGCTTATTGCGTTATTCTTCATCGCAATTGTTATAGACTCGATGCTAGAGACGGAGGAGGGTTCATCGACTAACTTTTGGCTATATTTTATTTACATGACCAACTGGGGTGTCATGCTCTGTATGTTTACAAATATATTAGGAGCAGTATTAGTCACATTATGGCATTTTCATCCAGAGTATGCAG ATAAACTTTTAAATTTGGATTCGCTAACGAGTCCATTCGTTATTTACTGGGGCATGCATATAATTTCATTAGTCCTTTCAATTGTGATAACAATAATATACTGGAGTGTACTTTATGATG CTGCTGAGAGTTCTTTAAATGCAACAAATGTGCTGACTCATGCGTGCAATTCCATTTTCATGTTCATAGATTTGTTGATTGTGGCGCATCCATTACGattattgcacatttttttgcCTGTATTATTTGGCAGCATATTTGCGATTTTCTCGATAATATATCACCTTTGTGGTGGCAAGAATAA AAAAGGTCAACCATATATTTATCACGTAATTGATTGGAACGAACCATTAAGTGCAACACTCGTGGTGTTTGGTGTAGTGCTGCTtagttgttgcatttacatgatGCTCTTCACCATCTACAAACTGCGTATTATGGTTTATAGACACGTTCATAAGGCATCCTATTAtttaccaacaacaacaccaaatacGAGTGGTATTGAAAAAACGGAAAACGCCGATTTGTCAAAAACAGTGAGGGGCAATGGTATTCAGCATTCACCTTCTGGAATTTCAATGGTTTTAGGCAATTTCAATACGACGACTGGCTATCAGAATGAGGCGTTTACGGCAAGCAGCGAAAA ataa
- the LOC137239890 gene encoding protein rolling stone isoform X6 has translation MTRLHAIVHPVKKEFRRDKCGFDHTPADDFVKSQWQCRTKSVAYLIYRWLIALFFIAIVIDSMLETEEGSSTNFWLYFIYMTNWGVMLCMFTNILGAVLVTLWHFHPEYADKLLNLDSLTSPFVIYWGMHIISLVLSIVITIIYWSVLYDAAESSLNATNVLTHACNSIFMFIDLLIVAHPLRLLHIFLPVLFGSIFAIFSIIYHLCGGKNKKGQPYIYHVIDWNEPLSATLVVFGVVLLSCCIYMMLFTIYKLRIMVYRHVHKASYYLPTTTPNTSGIEKTENADLSKTVRGNGIQHSPSGISMVLGNFNTTTGYQNEAFTASSEKLEKY, from the exons ATGACTCGCTTGCATGCAATTGTACATCCTGTTAAGAAGGAATTTCGTCGAGATAAGTGCGGTTTCGATCACACCCCAGCGGATGATTTTGTAAAGTCACAA TGGCAATGTCGCACGAAAAGCGTTGCATATTTAATTTATCGTTGGCTTATTGCGTTATTCTTCATCGCAATTGTTATAGACTCGATGCTAGAGACGGAGGAGGGTTCATCGACTAACTTTTGGCTATATTTTATTTACATGACCAACTGGGGTGTCATGCTCTGTATGTTTACAAATATATTAGGAGCAGTATTAGTCACATTATGGCATTTTCATCCAGAGTATGCAG ATAAACTTTTAAATTTGGATTCGCTAACGAGTCCATTCGTTATTTACTGGGGCATGCATATAATTTCATTAGTCCTTTCAATTGTGATAACAATAATATACTGGAGTGTACTTTATGATG CTGCTGAGAGTTCTTTAAATGCAACAAATGTGCTGACTCATGCGTGCAATTCCATTTTCATGTTCATAGATTTGTTGATTGTGGCGCATCCATTACGattattgcacatttttttgcCTGTATTATTTGGCAGCATATTTGCGATTTTCTCGATAATATATCACCTTTGTGGTGGCAAGAATAA AAAAGGTCAACCATATATTTATCACGTAATTGATTGGAACGAACCATTAAGTGCAACACTCGTGGTGTTTGGTGTAGTGCTGCTtagttgttgcatttacatgatGCTCTTCACCATCTACAAACTGCGTATTATGGTTTATAGACACGTTCATAAGGCATCCTATTAtttaccaacaacaacaccaaatacGAGTGGTATTGAAAAAACGGAAAACGCCGATTTGTCAAAAACAGTGAGGGGCAATGGTATTCAGCATTCACCTTCTGGAATTTCAATGGTTTTAGGCAATTTCAATACGACGACTGGCTATCAGAATGAGGCGTTTACGGCAAGCAGCGAAAAGTTAGAAAAGTATTaa
- the LOC137239890 gene encoding protein rolling stone isoform X7, which translates to MTRLHAIVHPVKKEFRRDKCGFDHTPADDFVKSQWQCRTKSVAYLIYRWLIALFFIAIVIDSMLETEEGSSTNFWLYFIYMTNWGVMLCMFTNILGAVLVTLWHFHPEYADKLLNLDSLTSPFVIYWGMHIISLVLSIVITIIYWSVLYDAAESSLNATNVLTHACNSIFMFIDLLIVAHPLRLLHIFLPVLFGSIFAIFSIIYHLCGGKNKKGQPYIYHVIDWNEPLSATLVVFGVVLLSCCIYMMLFTIYKLRIMVYRHVHKASYYLPTTTPNTSGIEKTENADLSKTVRGNGIQHSPSGISMVLGNFNTTTGYQNEAFTASSEKY; encoded by the exons ATGACTCGCTTGCATGCAATTGTACATCCTGTTAAGAAGGAATTTCGTCGAGATAAGTGCGGTTTCGATCACACCCCAGCGGATGATTTTGTAAAGTCACAA TGGCAATGTCGCACGAAAAGCGTTGCATATTTAATTTATCGTTGGCTTATTGCGTTATTCTTCATCGCAATTGTTATAGACTCGATGCTAGAGACGGAGGAGGGTTCATCGACTAACTTTTGGCTATATTTTATTTACATGACCAACTGGGGTGTCATGCTCTGTATGTTTACAAATATATTAGGAGCAGTATTAGTCACATTATGGCATTTTCATCCAGAGTATGCAG ATAAACTTTTAAATTTGGATTCGCTAACGAGTCCATTCGTTATTTACTGGGGCATGCATATAATTTCATTAGTCCTTTCAATTGTGATAACAATAATATACTGGAGTGTACTTTATGATG CTGCTGAGAGTTCTTTAAATGCAACAAATGTGCTGACTCATGCGTGCAATTCCATTTTCATGTTCATAGATTTGTTGATTGTGGCGCATCCATTACGattattgcacatttttttgcCTGTATTATTTGGCAGCATATTTGCGATTTTCTCGATAATATATCACCTTTGTGGTGGCAAGAATAA AAAAGGTCAACCATATATTTATCACGTAATTGATTGGAACGAACCATTAAGTGCAACACTCGTGGTGTTTGGTGTAGTGCTGCTtagttgttgcatttacatgatGCTCTTCACCATCTACAAACTGCGTATTATGGTTTATAGACACGTTCATAAGGCATCCTATTAtttaccaacaacaacaccaaatacGAGTGGTATTGAAAAAACGGAAAACGCCGATTTGTCAAAAACAGTGAGGGGCAATGGTATTCAGCATTCACCTTCTGGAATTTCAATGGTTTTAGGCAATTTCAATACGACGACTGGCTATCAGAATGAGGCGTTTACGGCAAGCAGCGAAAA
- the LOC137239890 gene encoding protein rolling stone isoform X9 produces MTRLHAIVHPVKKEFRRDKCGFDHTPADDFVKSQWQCRTKSVAYLIYRWLIALFFIAIVIDSMLETEEGSSTNFWLYFIYMTNWGVMLCMFTNILGAVLVTLWHFHPEYADKLLNLDSLTSPFVIYWGMHIISLVLSIVITIIYWSVLYDAAESSLNATNVLTHACNSIFMFIDLLIVAHPLRLLHIFLPVLFGSIFAIFSIIYHLCGGKNKKGQPYIYHVIDWNEPLSATLVVFGVVLLSCCIYMMLFTIYKLRIMVYRHVHKASYYLPTTTPNTSGIEKTENADLSKTVRGNGIQHSPSGISMVLGNFNTTTGYQNEAFTASSEK; encoded by the exons ATGACTCGCTTGCATGCAATTGTACATCCTGTTAAGAAGGAATTTCGTCGAGATAAGTGCGGTTTCGATCACACCCCAGCGGATGATTTTGTAAAGTCACAA TGGCAATGTCGCACGAAAAGCGTTGCATATTTAATTTATCGTTGGCTTATTGCGTTATTCTTCATCGCAATTGTTATAGACTCGATGCTAGAGACGGAGGAGGGTTCATCGACTAACTTTTGGCTATATTTTATTTACATGACCAACTGGGGTGTCATGCTCTGTATGTTTACAAATATATTAGGAGCAGTATTAGTCACATTATGGCATTTTCATCCAGAGTATGCAG ATAAACTTTTAAATTTGGATTCGCTAACGAGTCCATTCGTTATTTACTGGGGCATGCATATAATTTCATTAGTCCTTTCAATTGTGATAACAATAATATACTGGAGTGTACTTTATGATG CTGCTGAGAGTTCTTTAAATGCAACAAATGTGCTGACTCATGCGTGCAATTCCATTTTCATGTTCATAGATTTGTTGATTGTGGCGCATCCATTACGattattgcacatttttttgcCTGTATTATTTGGCAGCATATTTGCGATTTTCTCGATAATATATCACCTTTGTGGTGGCAAGAATAA AAAAGGTCAACCATATATTTATCACGTAATTGATTGGAACGAACCATTAAGTGCAACACTCGTGGTGTTTGGTGTAGTGCTGCTtagttgttgcatttacatgatGCTCTTCACCATCTACAAACTGCGTATTATGGTTTATAGACACGTTCATAAGGCATCCTATTAtttaccaacaacaacaccaaatacGAGTGGTATTGAAAAAACGGAAAACGCCGATTTGTCAAAAACAGTGAGGGGCAATGGTATTCAGCATTCACCTTCTGGAATTTCAATGGTTTTAGGCAATTTCAATACGACGACTGGCTATCAGAATGAGGCGTTTACGGCAAGCAGCGAAAA